The following proteins are co-located in the Vigna unguiculata cultivar IT97K-499-35 chromosome 9, ASM411807v1, whole genome shotgun sequence genome:
- the LOC114196234 gene encoding putative receptor-like protein kinase At3g47110, with protein MMIYVPFLLLSCFLFHHFHAILCDSNTDREALLSFKSQVTDPKNALSAWSTNSNHCNWYGVRCSKVGNRVQSLNLPGLSLSGKLPPHLSNLTFLHSLDLSNNTFHGQIPQSFGNLSSLEVLSLARNALEGEIPTELGNLRNLSFLQISVNNFSGNFPTSIFNISSLVYLFMTRNKLTGELPQNFGLLLRNLKSLYLATNMFEGVIPNSISNASHLQEIDLSNNKFTGPIPLFYNLNLTRFALGNNFFSSTTSLNFQFFNSLRNSTQLQIVMINDNLLAGELPSSVANLSRNLEDFCVANNFLTGTIPRGMKKFQNLISLSFENNSFTGELSSEIGALNTLQRLAIHSNRLSGDIPDIFGNLTNLFILTMGNNQLSGRIHQSIGQCKRLSFLDLSMNRLGGTVSNEIFQLSSLRMLNLAGNSLQGPLPPMVGNMEQLETLYISDNQLSGNIPEKIGECLTLKSLKMARNKFNGSIPTNIGNLSSLETLDLSLNSLTGPIPQSLEKLEYMQKLNLSFNHLEGEVPTKGLFTNLTKFDLRGNNQLCSLSKEIVQNLGVLPCVVGKKKRKFLLPTMFAVVGATALFISVLFLFWTMKKKRKERKTLVSSDPFMGLSKNITYGDIRIATNNFAAENLIGKGGFGSVYKGVFSFSTGETVTLAVKVLDLQQSKASKSFNAECEALKNVRHRNLVKVITSCSSLDYKGEEFKAIVMQFMPNGNLDFKIHPGDEDSGSLLNLMQRLSIAIDVASALEYLHHDCDPPIAHCDLKPANVLLDENMTAHVVDFGLARFLCQNTSEKQSSTLGLKGSIGYIAPEYGFGSKASTEGDAYSFGILLLEMFTAKRPSDEMFKEGLSLNKFVSSMDENEVVKVADRRLIEDYECSTQSSNSDDGSSGFDSNTHWMHKAEECIGDVLRVGLSCAADQPKERWNMREALSKLHAIKHSMLAF; from the exons ATGATGATCTACGTTCCCTTTCTCTTGCTCTCTTGTTTCctatttcatcattttcatgCCATTCTATGTGACAGTAACACAGACAGAGAAGCCCTTCTTTCTTTCAAATCCCAAGTCACAGACCCTAAAAATGCTCTCTCTGCCTGGTCCACAAACTCTAATCACTGCAACTGGTACGGTGTCAGATGCTCCAAAGTTGGAAACAGGGTCCAATCTCTGAATCTACCAGGACTTTCCCTCTCTGGCAAACTGCCCCCTCACCTTTCCAACCTCACTTTCCTACACTCACTTGACCTTTCCAACAACACTTTTCATGGCCAAATTCCCCAATCATTTGGCAATCTTTCTTCTCTAGAGGTTCTTTCCTTGGCAAGGAACGCTTTGGAGGGTGAGATTCCAACTGAACTTGGTAATCTCCGCAATCTTTCCTTTCTTCAAATCTCAGTAAACAATTTCTCTGGCAACTTTCCCACTTCTATCTTCAACATCTCTTCCTTAGTCTATTTATTCATGACACGAAACAAGCTTACAGGTGAGTTACCACAAAATTTTGGCCTTCTTCTTCGAAATTTAAAGAGTCTATACCTGGCAACCAATATGTTCGAAGGGGTAATTCCAAATTCCATATCCAATGCCTCACATCTTCAAGAGATTGACCTTTCTAACAATAAATTTACTGGACCCATACCTCTATTCTACAACTTAAACCTTACCCGCTTCGCTCTtggtaataattttttctcttcCACAACCTCGTTAAATTTTCAGTTCTTTAATTCCCTTAGAAACTCCACCCAGTTACAAATTGTCATGATCAATGATAACCTTTTGGCTGGGGAGCTTCCCAGCTCTGTTGCTAATCTTTCCCGGAATCTCGAAGATTTCTGTGTAGCTAATAATTTTCTTACTGGTACCATTCCTCGAGGAATGAAGAAATTCCAAAATCTCATATCCTTGTCTTTTGAAAACAATTCTTTCACTGGAGAGTTATCATCAGAAATAGGAGCACTAAATACTCTACAGCGACTTGCGATACACAGCAACAGATTGTCTGGGGACATTCCAGATATTTTTGGCAATCTCACAAATCTCTTTATCCTTACAATGGGAAATAACCAACTCTCGGGTAGAATTCACCAAAGTATCGGGCAATGCAAGAGATTATCTTTTCTTGACTTGAGCATGAATAGACTTGGTGGGACCGTATCAAATGAGATTTTTCAACTATCTAGCTTGAGAATGTTGAATTTAGCAGGAAACTCTCTCCAGGGTCCGTTACCTCCTATGGTGGGAAACATGGAACAGCTTGAGACCTTGTATATTTCTGACAACCAGCTGTCAGGGAACATTCCTGAGAAAATAGGGGAGTGTTTAACCTTGAAGTCGCTAAAGATGGCAAGAAACAAATTCAATGGTTCGATCCCAACAAATATTGGGAATTTATCATCCCTTGAGACTTTGGATTTATCATTAAACAGTCTCACTGGTCCTATTCCTCAAAGTTTAGAAAAGCTCGAGTATATGcagaaattaaatttgtctTTCAACCATTTGGAAGGGGAGGTTCCTACGAAAGGTCTTTTTACGAACCTTACCAAGTTTGATCTTCGAGGTAACAACCAACTCTGTAGCCTTAGCAAGGAAATTGTACAAAATTTGGGAGTACTTCCGTGTGTTGTTGgcaagaagaaaagaaaattcttaCTCCCTACCATGTTTGCAGTAGTTGGTGCTACTGCTTTGTTCATTTCAGTGCTCTTTCTGTTTTggacaatgaagaagaaaagaaaggagaGGAAAACCCTTGTGTCATCTGACCCTTTCATGGGGTTGTCCAAAAATATAACTTACGGTGATATTCGGATAGCTACAAACAATTTTGCAGCTGAAAACTTAATTGGAAAAGGAGGTTTTGGCTCTGTGTACAAGGGTGTTTTCAGCTTCAGCACTGGTGAAACCGTGACCCTTGCCGTCAAAGTCCTGGACCTGCAACAAAGCAAAGCGTCTAAGAGTTTCAACGCGGAATGTGAAGCTTTGAAAAATGTTAGGCATCGGAACCTGGTGAAGGTTATCACCTCTTGCTCCAGCCTTGATTATAAAGGCGAGGAATTTAAGGCCATTGTCATGCAATTCATGCCCAATGGAAACTTGGACTTCAAAATACACCCAGGAGATGAAGACTCAGGATCCCTTCTAAACTTGATGCAAAGATTGAGCATTGCAATTGATGTTGCTTCTGCTTTGGAGTACTTGCATCATGACTGCGATCCACCAATAGCACATTGTGATCTGAAACCTGCCAATGTCCTTCTAGATGAAAATATGACTGCACATGTTGTAGATTTTGGATTGGCAAGATTTTTGTGTCAAAACACATCAGAGAAGCAGAGTAGCACTCTAGGACTGAAAGGATCAATTGGCTACATAGCACCAG AATATGGTTTTGGAAGCAAGGCTTCAACTGAGGGCGATGCGTACAGTTTTGGGATCCTACTGCTAGAGATGTTCACAGCCAAAAGACCAAGCGATGAAATGTTCAAAGAAGGGTTAAGCCTCAACAAATTTGTCTCAAGCATGGATGAGAATGAAGTAGTGAAGGTTGCAGATCGAAGGCTCATTGAGGATTATGAATGTTCAACACAAAGCTCAAACAGTGATGATGGTAGCAGTGGCTTTGACAGCAACACACATTGGATGCATAAAGCTGAAGAGTGCATCGGTGATGTGTTGAGAGTTGGTCTGAGTTGCGCAGCTGATCAACCCAAAGAACGATGGAATATGAGAGAGGCCTTATCAAAATTGCATGCTATTAAGCACTCTATGCTCGCTTTCTGA